ACAACAGGCACTCTGCCCCTGGCTTGGTTTATCTCTCCTCACACCCCCTTTTACTCTGTCCTCTTACCTGCATCCCCCCCTTTCTGTGTATTGCTCCTTCTTTTCTTCAGCGTCCCCTTGATATTTCTCCAGTTCCCTCGCTCTCCGTCCATTTACCTCTTGTGGTTGATCTCCCTCCCTGTAACCTGCCTGTCTGCCACTCTTTCCTCGCTGTCCCCATcggtccgtctctctctctccttccctcactGAAGACCAAACCAACAGAGCCGTTGAGCAGGGCTCCACTAGAGGTTTCCGTCGGCCACCCTCTTGAACAGGGTGCGCCTCTGCTGAGCACTCATGTTCTCGCTGCTCTCCAGGAGGTTGGCCACGATCAGCGTCTTCTGGACCGAGGCCGCCCGGACCCAGAGCCGGCCGTTCATCCCCAGCACCAGCTCGCACGGGTACAGCTTCTCCAGGTCCTTCAGAATCTCATTCTGGGGGGTCAGcagtctgggggaggggggtggagagagagagagagagagagagagagagagcgatgtatggaggtggagggaagggagagagaggtagagatgaaGAGCGGCGTAGAGAGATGACGGGGCGAGAGAGGACGGCAGGTGGAGGAAGGTGAGCCAACAGGCAGAGGGTGTGGTGGTCAGTTTACACGACACACGTCAAACACACcatttacatatttaataaGGGCGGAATCGTACCCGatagtgacatcacacatgGGAGTGTCCACGCAAATGTATGATGAATTAATAGACCAACCCACCACCCAGTGGACTGTTCCAACTTGTAGGCGGATCTATCCACCATACACGATCTGTTTGGACAACCCCACTTGAGACATCGCTAATGGGTAGAACTTTGGAACTGCGTCATAATGGTTGGTCAACATCCAACCTGGGTTTAAATTGGGGCCCTTTACAAGGCAGGTATGCTTAAAACAAAATTGAATAGAGCATAAGAGTGGCCGCCAACTTTTTCTTAGTTCGGGAAGTACATCTCCAAATTAATTTCACCTTCGACTATTCGTAAAATCCTTACATAAAGAGTACTAAAAAGTATTACAACGTTgccgtgggtcgtaaccatggggataaaaCGTCCACCGCCCCTCctaaaacacatttcttaaactCCCGCACTTTCCGGCGCCCAACGTGACGCAACAGCAGCGCCTCGCAGAGGGGGGCTGTCTCGGGGGTCCGTACCTGCGCACTAGTCCCAGAGACCCCTTGAAGAGGAGGCCCCCGGCCCCGAACACCCCCAGGCCGTTGGCCCTTCCCGAGCTGTCGATGCACACCAGCTCTGGCTCCATGTCCTTGTTGGCTATGAGGAACTGAGCATAGACCAGGTCCCCCACCTTGGGAggtcaccccacacacacacacacacacacacacacacacacacacacacacacacacacacacacacacacacacacacacacacacacacacacacacacacacacacacacacacagtttatctCGATACAAGTGCTTTACACTCTTCCCACATTTTGGATTTACATGATGATTTTTCACTTTGACTGGCTCATTAACTCTTAATCATGTCAAACCTTTTCGAAAAAGTCAATAAAATAGGTCTTGCCATGTTCTTATAACTAGTAATAGTCAAACCAACCTGCACATTGGGCCGGTTCCTCTTGGTCGCACCCTCGAAGGCCAGGTAGGAGAGGGAGGCCTGCTCGCTCCCCCCCACGTCCACCTTAAAGACATCCCCTGATTTGGTCGTTACGATGCCAATCACACTCTCTCCTTTGACAGGAACGTACTGTCGGGAGAGATAGATCGATTTCCATTAGTTAGGACCAACAGAATAAGCAATATGTTGTGGTTACCGTCTGCTCAACACTAGATCTGCTCGTCTTTGCACCTCCTCTAAGAGAGTGCAACAGGGGGAGGTTTAACATGGAACATACAAGGTAATGTATGATATTGGTTAGAGTTGAAGACTCCCAGCCTAAAGAACGTGACTTTGAACCCCAATGTTCAATCCTCTGGAGCAAGAAGACTAAGGGCTCATTCTGCTCCTCAAAGACCTGACTCATTGATTGTCAAACCTCTAACCTGTGCTGACAAAAACGTCAAGTTCAAGGATACATAGCTATAAGACATTATTTACCATGACCATGTTTCATAATGATTTTCGAAAAGTAGAACAATACAGACATGTGGTatgatgtattttctttttactcGTAAAGCAACGATTTACTTAAAAAATATCTTACGATGGGGCTAGTACTGTAAGTGGGTAAATAACCCAAATGAGCTTTGCATCTAAAGACCAATCATATATTTAGATGTAATAATTTCATGATCAAAGTTGCAGTTCACCCGTCTCTGTTGAGAATCCACCCAGTACAGGTTAGGATTTTTATGCCGCAGAACTCCACTTTTACAGACGACAACATCGTCTCCATTCCGCCGCAGTCCGGGACCACAGATTATCTTCTCGTCTTTCAGAGATTCGGTCAACGATATTGTATCAGTTTTGATGAAAGTAAACACATCTCCTGGCAATAGTACCGCACCAACTTTAACTTTTAAGCACGATTCCATGGCTTTGCTGTCATATGTTTGCCATGTGTTGTACAGGCATCGGGGGGACAGCAATAACTGTGACACATGAAAACGAAGTAAAATCCTAAAGTAATGCAGCGTCCCCTACAGCAAAGGAATGGAAACAGTGGTTCGAAAACGAGAGGTTTTTGTTGGAGGACATCTTCAGATGGGCCGGATGTCGTCCGTTTTATTAACTCTTATGATAAAAGTTACTTATTTTACGTTTTGAATAACTACACCAAAAAAACAACGAGGAAAGGGTTAAATTAGGTTTACTGAAATCACAACGATTACAGTTACAATACCCCGAActggtgtaggcctattgctTCCATGAGGTAAGTTAAGCAGAATAAGAAAGCCCCCTCTTTTTATCCTCACCCTGGTCGCCAGGTGGAGGT
The DNA window shown above is from Gadus chalcogrammus isolate NIFS_2021 chromosome 10, NIFS_Gcha_1.0, whole genome shotgun sequence and carries:
- the exosc3 gene encoding exosome complex component RRP40; amino-acid sequence: MESCLKVKVGAVLLPGDVFTFIKTDTISLTESLKDEKIICGPGLRRNGDDVVVCKSGVLRHKNPNLYWVDSQQRRYVPVKGESVIGIVTTKSGDVFKVDVGGSEQASLSYLAFEGATKRNRPNVQVGDLVYAQFLIANKDMEPELVCIDSSGRANGLGVFGAGGLLFKGSLGLVRRLLTPQNEILKDLEKLYPCELVLGMNGRLWVRAASVQKTLIVANLLESSENMSAQQRRTLFKRVADGNL